The Deltaproteobacteria bacterium genome has a segment encoding these proteins:
- a CDS encoding B12-binding domain-containing radical SAM protein, translating into MKIMLLNAPPLKTLGVTGQIYPPLGILYLASYAREKRKDLEICACDGYKEERETLVRRITKFNPKVLGVSFTTQAATGAYRLINEVKAANPGIFIVAGGAHPTIVPEDLFEQTGVDMVVTGEGEVTFHEILEKIDGDEKDLDSILGTVVKRNGKIKRNPIRPFIEDLDTIPFPARDLIDLKRYPGYMYKRFSHDTDIVSARGCPFNCVYCSNPIWKQQKPWYRLRSPKNVVDEMEHIIEAYGIREFFDQTDEFNGNKQWAMDLCDEILKRKLDIAWKAQMRVDNIDEALAEKLKKSGFWMGLFGLESANQRTLTGIRKKQTIEQMDKALDIMKKNGLRCFGLFMAFNVWEENGKLCFEGRDDSLRTLAYLKGLLKDKKLHLFGWSMTTPYPGSELYRIAAKHNLIDKEYVGKWEYFDSGSNFLMKLPGVSEKDWLQVMNAGKRLQAMSLFRSGTFNLRAMPLYLKKAYYVAGRNLKRFFN; encoded by the coding sequence ATGAAAATAATGCTCCTCAATGCGCCTCCTTTGAAGACCCTCGGCGTGACGGGCCAGATATATCCGCCCCTCGGGATTCTGTACCTTGCGTCCTACGCGAGGGAGAAGAGGAAAGACCTCGAAATATGCGCCTGCGACGGCTACAAGGAAGAGCGCGAAACGCTCGTAAGGAGGATAACGAAATTCAATCCGAAGGTGCTCGGGGTATCCTTCACCACCCAGGCGGCTACAGGCGCATACAGGCTCATAAACGAGGTCAAGGCTGCCAACCCCGGCATCTTCATCGTGGCCGGCGGGGCGCATCCCACCATAGTCCCCGAGGACCTCTTTGAGCAGACCGGTGTCGACATGGTCGTGACCGGCGAGGGCGAGGTGACATTCCATGAGATACTCGAGAAGATAGACGGCGATGAAAAGGACCTGGACTCGATCCTGGGCACGGTTGTAAAGCGTAACGGCAAGATAAAGAGGAACCCCATCAGGCCTTTCATAGAGGACCTGGACACCATCCCGTTCCCGGCAAGGGACTTGATAGACCTCAAGAGATACCCCGGCTACATGTACAAGCGCTTCAGCCACGATACCGACATCGTCTCCGCGCGCGGCTGCCCGTTCAACTGCGTATACTGCTCGAACCCGATATGGAAGCAGCAGAAGCCCTGGTACAGGCTCAGGTCCCCGAAGAACGTCGTGGACGAGATGGAGCACATAATCGAGGCCTACGGCATCAGGGAATTTTTCGACCAGACCGACGAGTTCAACGGGAACAAGCAATGGGCGATGGACCTCTGCGACGAGATACTCAAAAGGAAACTCGACATAGCGTGGAAGGCCCAGATGAGGGTGGATAACATCGACGAGGCGCTTGCGGAAAAGCTCAAAAAATCGGGTTTCTGGATGGGCCTCTTCGGACTTGAGAGCGCGAACCAGAGGACGCTTACAGGCATAAGGAAGAAGCAGACTATCGAGCAGATGGACAAGGCGCTCGACATCATGAAAAAGAACGGTCTCAGGTGCTTCGGGCTTTTCATGGCCTTCAACGTCTGGGAGGAGAACGGGAAGCTCTGCTTCGAGGGCAGGGATGATTCGCTCAGGACATTGGCTTATCTGAAAGGTTTGCTGAAAGACAAGAAGCTCCATCTATTCGGCTGGTCGATGACGACCCCGTATCCAGGAAGCGAGCTATACCGCATCGCGGCCAAGCACAACCTCATAGACAAGGAATACGTCGGGAAATGGGAATACTTCGACTCGGGTTCGAATTTCCTCATGAAGCTTCCGGGCGTTAGCGAGAAGGACTGGCTGCAGGTCATGAACGCCGGGAAAAGGCTCCAGGCCATGTCGCTTTTCAGGAGCGGCACATTCAATCTCAGGGCCATGCCGCTTTACCTGAAAAAGGCATACTACGTCGCTGGAAGAAACCTGAAGAGGTTTTTCAATTAA